Genomic segment of Umezawaea sp. Da 62-37:
CCGGGCCGCACCGCGATCCTGGAAGCCGCCGCCGCGGCCGCCATCGCGGTCTGCCTCGACCCGCGCGCCGAGGCGGAGGGGGAGTGGCACGACGAGGTCGTGACGTGGATCCACGGCCGGATCCGCAAGATCAGCCGCCGTGCCCGCGGCGGGCACTGGGAGGCCGTGCAGGCCCTGCCCGGTGTGACGATTTCCGTGGACGGCGCCGAGGCCCGAGCGCTCGTGCCCGGCCTGGTCGTAGAGGCGCCCAAGGAGCTGAGCCGGTTGCAGATCTCCGGCAGCGAACTGCCCGAGGACGAACCCGGCCCGGTCCCGGCGGGGGTGCCCGTGCTGTGGCTGAACCCGAAAGTGCCCATGACCGCGGGGAAAGCGGCGGCGCAGGTCGGCCACGGGACGATGCTGCTCGCGCCGACGCTGTCCGCGGGGCAGCTGGAAACCTGGGCCGCCAACGACTTCCGCACCGCCGTCCGCACGCCGTCCGCGCGGCGCTGGGACTCGCTGCTGGCGGCGGGCGCGGTTTCCGTGCGGGACGCGGGGTTCACCGAGGTCGCACCGGGCACCACGACGGTCATCGCGGAGTGGACGGGTGTTTGAGCTGTCCGAATCGGGGTAAAGACGAGGTGTGGGCCTATTCGACACGCTCGACGACCGCCTCGGTGACCAGCTGGAGGGTGTGCTGTGCGCGCACCACGACCGGCGCCTGACGAAACTGGGCTGGGGAGAGGTGCTGGGCGACGGCGCCACGGGGTGGTTCTCACCCAGGGCGCCGATCCGGCACGGCAACCGGGTCCGGGTGCTGCTGGACGGTTCGGAAGCCCTCCCGATCATCGCGAAGGCGATCGAGGAGGCCCGTTCCCAAGTCCACATCGCCAGCTGGCACGCGAACCCCGACTTCAAGCTGAGCCGCGAGCCCGGCGAACCCACGTTCAGCGAACTGCTCACCACCGTGGCCGACCGCGTGCCGGTCCGGCTGCTGCTGTGGGCGGGCCCGCCGTTCCCGATGTTCGAGCCGACCCGCAAACGCGTGCTGGGCAACAAGAAGGCCTTCACCGAGAACAGCGCCGTGCAGTGCGTGCTCGACGCCCGTGAGCGCTCGATGCACTGCCACCACGAGAAGATCGTGGTCATCGACGACGAGATCGCGTTCGTGGGCGGCATCGACTTCACCGACCTCGAGGGCGACCGCCACGACAGCCACGAGCACCCGGCGGAGCGCCCCATCGGTTGGCACGACCACAGCTCGCGCATCGAGGGGCCCGCCGTGGCCGACGTGGCCGAGCACTTCCGCAGCCGGTGGACCGAGGTGGCGGGCCAGGAACTGCCGGAACCGAAGGTCCAGACCCCTGCGGGCACGTCGTCCGTCCAGATCACGCGCACGGTGCCGGAGCGGAACTACGACTTCGCCCCGCGCGGCGAGTTCACCATCCTCGACTCCTACATGCGCGCCCTGCGGAGCGCGGAACACCTGGTGTACCTGGAGAACCAGTTCCTCTGGTCGCCGGAGATCACCGAGATCCTGATCGACAAGCTGAAGAACCCGCCGAGCGAGGACTTCCGCGTCGTGCTGGTGCTGCCCCGCAAGCCGAGCAACGGATCCGACACGACCCGCGGGCAGCTGGGCAGGTTGATCGACGCCGACGGCGGCAACCGCCGCCTCGTCGCGTCCACCATCGAGACCCACGACGGTGAGCGCACCACGCAGGTGTACGTGCACGCCAAGCTCGGCATCGTGGACGACCGCTGGCTCACGGTCGGTTCGGCCAACCTCAACGAGCACTCGCTGTTCAACGACACCGAGGTCAACATGGTCACCGACGACCCGGCCGTCGCCCGCGACACCAGGCTCCGCCTCTGGTCGGAACACCTGCAACGCCCGATCCGCGAGATCGACGGCAACCCGGCCGAGGTCGTCGACCACATCTGGCGGCCGTCGATGGAGGGCAAGGGCAGGCTGACCGAGCTGCCCGGCGTCTCCCGCCGGGCAGGCAGGTTGCAGGGGCCGCTGCGCGGGTTGCTGGTGGACGGGTAGAGCTACTTCTTCTCGTCCACGGCAGCGTCCAACCGCTTCAGCGCGGCCCGCACGACCTCGGGGTCGTAGGTGGTCCAGTACGGCGGCAGCGACGCCCGCAGGAACCCGCCGTACCGGGCCGTCGCCAGCCTGGGGTCGAGGATCGCGACGACGCCCTTGTCGTTCATCGACCGCAGCAGCCTGCCCGCGCCCTGGGCCAGCAGCAGTGCCGCGTGCGTGGCCGCGACCGTCAGGAACCCGTTGCCGCCGCGCTCCGACACGGCCTTCTGCCGCGCCGACGCCAGCGGGTCGTCGGGGCGCGGGAACGGAATCCGGTCCATGATCACGAGTTGCAGCGACGGGCCCGGCACGTCGACGCCCTGCCACAGCGACAGCGTGCCGAACAGGCAGCTGCGCTGGTCCTCGGAGAACTTCTTGACCAGCTGCCCGGTCGCGTCGTCGCCCTGGCAGTACACGGTGTACTCCAGCTTGTCCCGCAACGCCTCCGCCGCGGACTTGGCCGCCCGCATGGACGAGAACAGGCCCAGCGTGCGCCCGCCCGCGGCGTTGACCAAGCCCTCGATCTCGTCCACGTAGGACGGCGGCAGGCCGTCGCGGCCGGGGGGCGGCAGGTGCCTCGCCACGTAGAGGATTCCGCTGCTGCCGTGCTGGAACGGCGACCCGACGTCGAGGCCGGTCCACCGCGGGCCCGACGTGTCGGACGGCGGTTCCTTGTCGGTCGCGGTGCCCTCCGCCTTGCGCACGGTGGAGGACGCGGGCAGGCCCCACTGGCGGGCCAGGGTGTCGAACGTGCCGCCGAGGGTCAGCGTCGCCGAGGTCAACACGGTGGTGCGCTTGCCGAACAGCCGTTCCCGCAGCAGCCCGCCCACACCGAGCGGGGCGACCCGCAGCGTCGGCGCGCGGCCGCGGTCGGCGAAGTCGCCGGACACCCACACGACATCGCGCTCCTCGTCGAACGCGTCGAGGACGCGCACCGCGCCGTCGTGCACCTCCTCCAGCAGCGACAGCGCGAGCTTGCGCGAGGTGGCGCCCTCGACGTCCTCCTTGCGCTCCGGCCCGATCGACGCCACGCACGCGTGCGCCGCGTCCCGCAGCGCCGCCAGCGTCGTCGCGAGCGCGCGGGGCAGCTCGTCCAAGCGCCCGACCGGCATGTCCTCCAGCAGCATCGCCAACCCGTCGCCCGCCTCGGCCATGCGGTCCGCCACGTCCTGGTCGATCAGCCTGCCGCACCGCCGCGCGGCCGACGAGATGGCCGCCGCGCTGAGCTCCTCGGTCGCCACGGACGTCACGCGGTCCACCAGGTCGTGCGCCTCGTCGATCACGACCACGTCGTGCTCGGGCAGCACCTGGTAGCCCTCGATGGCGTCGATCGCGAGCATCGCGTGGTTGGTCACCACCACGTCCGCCTTGCCCGCCTCCGCCCGCGCCTTCTCGGCGAAGCAGTCGACCCCGATCGGGCACTTGGCCACGCCGAGGCACTCGCGGGCCGTGACGGACACCTGCCGCCAGGCCTGCTCGGAGACACCGGGCACCAGTTCGTCGCGGTCGCCGGTCTCCGTGTCAGACGACCACTCGTGCAGCCGCTTCACCTCGCGCCCCAGCCGCGACACCGCGA
This window contains:
- a CDS encoding peptidyl-tRNA hydrolase, whose product is MNGVLDLLVGRSYSAEEEDPALVRAMPVVLRIERATPPGRTAILEAAAAAAIAVCLDPRAEAEGEWHDEVVTWIHGRIRKISRRARGGHWEAVQALPGVTISVDGAEARALVPGLVVEAPKELSRLQISGSELPEDEPGPVPAGVPVLWLNPKVPMTAGKAAAQVGHGTMLLAPTLSAGQLETWAANDFRTAVRTPSARRWDSLLAAGAVSVRDAGFTEVAPGTTTVIAEWTGV
- a CDS encoding phospholipase D family protein; this encodes MGLFDTLDDRLGDQLEGVLCAHHDRRLTKLGWGEVLGDGATGWFSPRAPIRHGNRVRVLLDGSEALPIIAKAIEEARSQVHIASWHANPDFKLSREPGEPTFSELLTTVADRVPVRLLLWAGPPFPMFEPTRKRVLGNKKAFTENSAVQCVLDARERSMHCHHEKIVVIDDEIAFVGGIDFTDLEGDRHDSHEHPAERPIGWHDHSSRIEGPAVADVAEHFRSRWTEVAGQELPEPKVQTPAGTSSVQITRTVPERNYDFAPRGEFTILDSYMRALRSAEHLVYLENQFLWSPEITEILIDKLKNPPSEDFRVVLVLPRKPSNGSDTTRGQLGRLIDADGGNRRLVASTIETHDGERTTQVYVHAKLGIVDDRWLTVGSANLNEHSLFNDTEVNMVTDDPAVARDTRLRLWSEHLQRPIREIDGNPAEVVDHIWRPSMEGKGRLTELPGVSRRAGRLQGPLRGLLVDG
- a CDS encoding ATP-dependent DNA helicase is translated as MAEAVDHSIRTGEHLAVQAGTGTGKSLAYLVPALRHAVAEEATVVVSTATIALQRQLVDRDLPRLAKALKGELGREPNFAILKGRRNYLCMHRLHSGAPDEPDDGALFDPFAVSRLGREVKRLHEWSSDTETGDRDELVPGVSEQAWRQVSVTARECLGVAKCPIGVDCFAEKARAEAGKADVVVTNHAMLAIDAIEGYQVLPEHDVVVIDEAHDLVDRVTSVATEELSAAAISSAARRCGRLIDQDVADRMAEAGDGLAMLLEDMPVGRLDELPRALATTLAALRDAAHACVASIGPERKEDVEGATSRKLALSLLEEVHDGAVRVLDAFDEERDVVWVSGDFADRGRAPTLRVAPLGVGGLLRERLFGKRTTVLTSATLTLGGTFDTLARQWGLPASSTVRKAEGTATDKEPPSDTSGPRWTGLDVGSPFQHGSSGILYVARHLPPPGRDGLPPSYVDEIEGLVNAAGGRTLGLFSSMRAAKSAAEALRDKLEYTVYCQGDDATGQLVKKFSEDQRSCLFGTLSLWQGVDVPGPSLQLVIMDRIPFPRPDDPLASARQKAVSERGGNGFLTVAATHAALLLAQGAGRLLRSMNDKGVVAILDPRLATARYGGFLRASLPPYWTTYDPEVVRAALKRLDAAVDEKK